From the genome of Miscanthus floridulus cultivar M001 chromosome 10, ASM1932011v1, whole genome shotgun sequence, one region includes:
- the LOC136485781 gene encoding zinc finger protein ZAT8-like, which yields MATTTTERPTAAATASSNQLLRLYLSLSTASKVIAKQHGGRVGQQQRQEHRCKTCGRAFPTFQALGGHRTSHKRPLVRAHGLDLLLGARPGKGAAAGAASDVHRCSTCGAVFPTGQALGGHMRRHRAALHDDGETTTRVVVNALSSGELQGESEDDDAGAIRLFKFI from the coding sequence ATGGCCACCACCACAACCGAACGACCGACGGCGGCAGCGACGGCGAGCAGTAACCAGCTGCTGCGGCTGTACCTGTCGCTGTCGACGGCGAGCAAGGTGATCGCGAAGCAGCACGGCGGCCGCGTCGGCCAGCAGCAGCGGCAGGAGCACCGGTGCAAGACGTGCGGGCGCGCGTTCCCGACGTTCCAGGCGCTGGGAGGCCACCGGACGAGCCACAAGCGGCCCCTGGTGCGCGCGCACGGCCTGGAcctcctcctcggcgcgcgccctgGCAAGGGCGCCGCTGCAGGCGCGGCCAGCGACGTGCACCGGTGCAGCACCTGTGGCGCCGTGTTCCCCACGGGGCAGGCGCTCGGCGGACACATGCGACGCCACAGAGCAGCCTTGCATGATGACGGCGAGACGACGACGAGGGTTGTTGTTAATGCCTTGTCATCTGGAGAGCTGCAGGGCGAGAGCGAGGATGATGACGCAGGTGCCATTagattattcaagttcatatga